In the genome of Candidatus Promineifilum breve, the window TGTCCCCACCAAGCGCATTCACCGTTCCCACCTTCTTCGGCTACACGGCCATCCTGCTCTGGGCCATCTCGGGGGCCATTGTCGGCTGGCGCAAGGGGTATGACGTCGTCGGCGTGTTTGTCATCGCCTTTGTCTCGGCGTTCGGCGGCGGCCTCATGCGCGACGGGCTGTTTCTGCAACGCCTGCCGGTGGTGCTGACCGACCCCAACTATATGTTCCTGCTGCTGGTGGCCGTGGGGCTGGTCACCATCGTCGGCCGCCGTTTGCAGCGCGACCGCACGCTGGGCAAGGTGGTGTCGATCATCGACGCGGCCGGGGTGCCGATGTTTGTGGTCATCGGGGCCGAGCTGGCCCGCGGCCGCATCCTGACCCTGCCGGCTATCATCCTGGTGGCGACGGTGTCGGGCGTGGGCGGCGGTCTGGCGCGCGACGTGCTGGCCGGCGACACGCCGGAACTGTTGCGGCCGGGGCAGTATAACACGCTGCTGGTCGTGCTGGCGGCCATTGCCTATATGGTCTTGTCCTACGACGTAGGCTTTAACCGGCTGTGGGTGGCCTGGGGGGTGGTCTTCGCGTTTTTCATCGCCCGGCTGCTGACCATCCACTTCAACTGGCGCACCCGGCCGCTGCACGATTTCCACATCCGCGAGATGGTGGAGGGGGTGGTGGAGTGGATTCCGGGGTGGAAGAAGGAAGAGTAATTACGAATTACGAATTACGAATTACGAATTGCGCAATTCGTAATTCGTAATTCGTAATTCGTAATTCATGCTATGCTATAGGCTATGCTCATCCGTCGTGCTCTCTGGTTGATATTGTTGCTGGCCTTGCTGGGCGGGGCGGCGGGGGCACGGGCGCAGGAGGAGACGGCCCCGGTGCGGGTCGATGGGCGCACCATCTTTCGCGTGGGGCCGGCCGACGATGCCGACGCCGCGGCCCGCGCCGAGCGCATCGAAGACCGTCTGGCGGCGCTGCTGGAGAACCCGCGCACCATTGCCCCGGCGGTCATTGAGGCCAGCCGGCCCGACGAGCGGCGCATCACCGTGTCGGCCGTGCCCATCGTCACCATAACGGCCGCCGACGCCGAGGAGAACGTGACCACGGTCGATGCCCTGGCCGCCGAGTGGGCCGCGGCCATCGACGTGGCCCTGCGCGAGGGGCGCGAGCGGCGCGGCGGCGGCCTGAGCGACGTGTGGCTGCTGGTGGAGGCGGCGGCGGTGCGGCTCTATGAGTCGGCGCGCACCATTTTGCCGCGGGCGCTGGCGACCGTGTTCGTGCTGCTGCTGTTCGGCGTCATCGCCATCGCCACGCGCTTCCTCATGCGCCGCCTGTTCCGGCTTATCCTGCGCGATCGGACGCTGGAGAATTTGCTGACGCAGGTCATCTATTACTCCATCTGGGTGCTGGGCATCATCATCGCCGTCAACGCGCTGGGCTTCGATCCGCAATCGCTGGCAACCGGGCTGGGCCTCACCAGTCTGGCGCTGGGCTTTGCCTTGCAGGATATTTTGTCCAACTTCATCAGTGGCATGCTGATTCTGGTATTGCGGCCGTTCGAGCTGGACGATCAGATCGTCATCGGCGACACGGAGGGGTCGGTGGAGCAGATCGATCTGCGGGCCACGCGCATCCGCACCTATGACGGCCGGCTGGTGCTGGTGCCCAACGCCGAGCTGTTCACCTCGCGGGTGACGAACAACACGGCCTCGCCGGTGTTACGCAGCAGCATTCTGGTGGTGCTGGGCTACGAGGAAGACCTGGCGCGGGCGGCGCGGGTGCTGCTGGCGGCCACGCGCACGGCCGAAGGGGTGCTGGAAGCGCCGCCGCCCTCGACGCTGTTCCGC includes:
- a CDS encoding mechanosensitive ion channel family protein; amino-acid sequence: MLIRRALWLILLLALLGGAAGARAQEETAPVRVDGRTIFRVGPADDADAAARAERIEDRLAALLENPRTIAPAVIEASRPDERRITVSAVPIVTITAADAEENVTTVDALAAEWAAAIDVALREGRERRGGGLSDVWLLVEAAAVRLYESARTILPRALATVFVLLLFGVIAIATRFLMRRLFRLILRDRTLENLLTQVIYYSIWVLGIIIAVNALGFDPQSLATGLGLTSLALGFALQDILSNFISGMLILVLRPFELDDQIVIGDTEGSVEQIDLRATRIRTYDGRLVLVPNAELFTSRVTNNTASPVLRSSILVVLGYEEDLARAARVLLAATRTAEGVLEAPPPSTLFRELANNTLAIEVRFWTDSRRSDFLASSSAVRLALLEALKREGIALANPAFVTLEWGKKSGQRTEGSELTTDH
- a CDS encoding trimeric intracellular cation channel family protein; this encodes MSPPSAFTVPTFFGYTAILLWAISGAIVGWRKGYDVVGVFVIAFVSAFGGGLMRDGLFLQRLPVVLTDPNYMFLLLVAVGLVTIVGRRLQRDRTLGKVVSIIDAAGVPMFVVIGAELARGRILTLPAIILVATVSGVGGGLARDVLAGDTPELLRPGQYNTLLVVLAAIAYMVLSYDVGFNRLWVAWGVVFAFFIARLLTIHFNWRTRPLHDFHIREMVEGVVEWIPGWKKEE